Proteins from one Acomys russatus chromosome 12, mAcoRus1.1, whole genome shotgun sequence genomic window:
- the Retreg2 gene encoding reticulophagy regulator 2 yields the protein MASGTGGGGNTGAGGTSGLGLGLGLGLSLGMGEATGDAEEEAAAAEAVGRLATSLWLRLRGWEAVLAAAQRLLVWEKPLHSLVTAATLNGLFWLLSSSSLRPIFLLSISLLTYFLLDLWHPRFLPDVSAPAPEEPHSDSEGAGSGAQPHLLSVPELCRYLAESWLTFQIHLQELLQYKRQNPAQFCARVCSGCAVLAVLGHYVPGIMISYIVLLSILLWPLVVYHELIQRMYTRLEPLLMQLDYSMKAEADALHHKHDKRKRQGKNAPPAGDEPLAETESESEAELAGFSPVVDVKKTALALAITDSELSDEEASILESGGFSVSRATTPQLTDVSEDLDQQSLPSEPEEALSRELGEGEETELAPPEDLLSAPPALSKQALDTDEEAAVKETLLQLSSPLHFVNTHFNGAESPQDGVKLSPGGPVETLSPEVVSGDLMAPPSTLSPPLAESGPVSLLSPSVHPSLPQDLPQPLAAPEEEEALTTEDFELLDQGELEQLNAELGLGPEMPPKPPDALPPPPLGPDSCSLVQLDQEAHAVLEP from the exons ATGGCGAGCGGCACCGGCGGCGGCGGTAACACCGGTGCGGGTGGCACCTCggggctgggcctgggcctgggcctggggctgAGCCTCGGCATGGGTGAGGCCACCGGCGACGCGGAGGAGGAGGCGGCCGCGGCCGAGGCAGTGGGACGCCTGGCCACGTCGCTGTGGCTGCGGCTCCGCGGCTGGGAGGCGGTGCTGGCGGCCGCACAGCGACTGCTGGTGTGGGAGAAGCCGCTGCACAGCCTGGTCACGGCAGCCACACTCAACGGCCTCTTCTG GTTGTTGTCTTCGTCCTCCCTCCGGCCCATCTTCCTGCTCAGCATCTCACTTTTGACCTATTTTCTACTGGACCTCTGGCATCCTCGCTTTCTCCCCGACGTTTCAG CACCAGCTCCTGAGGAACCACACTCTGACAG TGAGGGTGCGGGGTCAGGCGCCCAGCCGCACCTGCTGAGTGTGCCCGAGTTGTGCAGATACCTGGCTGAGAGCTGGCTCACCTTCCAGATTCACCTGCAAGAGCTGTTGCAATACAAGAGGCAGAATCCAGCTCAG TTCTGCGCTCGCGTCTGCTCTGGCTGTGCTGTGCTAGCTGTGCTGGGACACTATGTTCCAGGGATTATGATTTCCTACATTGTCT TGCTGAGTATCTTGCTGTGGCCCCTGGTGGTTTATCATGAACTGATCCAGAGGATGTATACTCGCTTGGAGCCCTTGCTCATGCAGCTGGACTACAGCatgaaggcagaagctgatgcctTGCACCACAAACATGACAAGAGGA aGCGGCAAGGGAAGAATGCGCCCCCAGCAGGTGATGAGCCGCTGGCTGAAACAGAGAGTGAAAGCGAGGCAGAGTTGGCTGGCTTCTCTCCAGTG GTGGATGTGAAGAAAACGGCACTGGCCTTGGCTATCACAGACTCAGAGCTGTCAGATGAAGAGGCCTCTATCTTAGAGAGTGGCGGCTTCTCTGTGTCTCGGGCCACCACTCCGCAACTGACAGATGTTTCTGAGG ATTTGGACCAGCAGAGCCTACCAAGTGAGCCAGAAGAGGCTCTGAGCCGAGAACTcggggagggagaagagacagagcTAGCCCCTCCTGAAGACTTGCTAAGTGCCCCTCCAGCTCTCTCAAAGCAAGCCCTGGATACAGACGAGGAGGCTGCAGTCAAGGAAACATTACTTCAGCTCTCATCTCCTCTCCATTTTGTGAATACGCACTTCAATGGGGCAGAGTCCCCCCAGGATGGAGTGAAACTCTCTCCTGGAGGACCAGTGGAAACCCTAAGCCCAGAGGTAGTAAGTGGTGACCTAATGGCTCCACCCAGCACCCTCTCACCCCCACTTGCTGAAAGTGGTCCAGTTTCCCTCCTGTCCCCCTCTgtgcacccctcccttccccaggacTTACCTCAACCCCTGGCTGCCCCTGAGGAGGAAGAAGCACTCACCACTGAGGACTTTGAGTTGCTGGACCAGGGGGAGCTGGAGCAACTGAACGCAGAGCTGGGCTTAGGACCAGAGATGCCCCCAAAACCCCCTGatgctctgcctcctcctcccctggggcCAGACAGCTGTTCTCTAGTACAGTTAGACCAAGAGGCTCATGCAGTGCTTGAGCCATGA
- the Cnppd1 gene encoding protein CNPPD1 yields the protein MDLAGLLQDEEGTFSLTGFQDFTFLPGHQKLSARIRRRLYYGWDLETDCSLEELSSPMADITVELLQKAAPSPVRRLQKKYVAHVSREACISPCAMMLALVYIERLRHRNPDYLQHVSSSDLFLISMMVASKYLYDEGEEEEVFNDEWGAAGGVAVPTLNALERGFLSAMDWRLYTDPREIFELLSWLESCVAEQQGRRRGWYTYTDLCVLLEQPAWQLSLGSLCQRLVKLSCLLAVAYMSSVALAVASVAVIHQSLGLSCSPSPGPPDLTPASKSLLQPCISSPVPQCLTNVSSCQEGNIELSSLWGSLLGPLTPPPIPPPDPPAPPTLFHKCPFCQKLQRNSPNCRACHQPNRTVSIGPSHPFYYTHGLAPPWLWSPLAPPFLQPQQCSLFSVMELARLKSFIFPG from the exons ATGGACCTGGCTGGGCTCCTACAGGATGAAGAAGGTACCTTCTCCCTCACCGGCTTCCAAGACTTCACG TTTCTTCCAGGACACCAGAAACTGAGCGCTCGAATCCGAAGGCGACTCTATTATGGATGGGACTTGGAGACAGACTGCAGCCTGGAGGAGCTCTCCAGCCCTATGGCag ACATTACTGTAGAGCTTCTTCAGAAGGCAGCACCCAGTCCTGTTCGCCGACTCCAGAAGAAATATGTAGCCCACGTGTCCCG agAGGCTTGTATCTCCCCTTGTGCTATGATGTTGGCTCTGGTATACATTGAGCGCCTTCGGCACCGAAACCCAGATTACCTGCAGCACGTGTCGTCTTCTGATTTGTTTCTGATCTCCATG ATGGTGGCCAGTAAATACCTTTATgatgaaggggaggaagaggaggtcttCAATGATGAATGGGGAGCTGCTGGGGGAGTTGCTGTGCCTACTCTCAATGCCTTGGAAAGGGGCTTCCTGAGTGCCATG GATTGGCGTCTCTACACTGATCCTCGGGAGATCTTTGAGTTGCTGAGTTGGCTGGAGAgctg TGTGGCTGAGCAGCAAGGACGGCGGCGGGGCTGGTACACCTACACAGACCTGTGTGTACTGCTGGAGCAACCAGCGTGGCAGCTGTCTCTGGGCTCCCTATGTCAGCGGCTGGTAAAG CTATCCTGCCTGTTAGCCGTGGCATATATGAGCAGTGTGGCCTTAGCTGTGGCATCAGTGGCTGTAATACACCAGTCCTTAGGGCTATCCTGCAGCCCCTCACCAGGTCCTCCTGACCTCACACCGGCCTCCAAGAGCCTCTTGCAGCCCTGCATATCTTCGCCTGTACCACAGTGCCTGACTAATGTCTCCAGCTGCCAGGAAGGCAACATAGAGCTGTCTTCACTCTGGGGCAGTCTTCTGGGCCCATTGACACCCCCTCCGATACCTCCCCCAGACCCTCCTGCCCCACCTACTCTTTTccacaaatgtcctttttgtcAGAAGTTACAGAGAAACTCCCCAAACTGCCGTGCCTGCCACCAGCCTAACCGTACGGTGTCTATTGGTCCTTCCCACCCCTTTTACTATACCCATGGCCTGGCCCCACCCTGGCTCTGGAGCCCACTGGCCCCTCCATTCCTCCAACCCCAACAGTGTTCTCTTTTTAGTGTCATGGAGCTGGCCCGACTCAAGTCCTTCATTTTCCCAGGTTAG
- the Slc23a3 gene encoding solute carrier family 23 member 3, producing MEFAQELGKGERTMPCSGTLIPSLRFVDTPTPSPLWPTHSTQTLTSYTTQLALGSQDTSRDSMSRSPHHPIPLLSVGSQDAPAPLPPLLPPLQNPSSHSWASRCGPSTWGLSCLLALQHFLVLASLLCASHVQLLRSLPPGGLSYSPAQLLASSFFSCGVSTALQTWMGSRLPLIQAPSLEFLIPALVLTSQKLPLATKTPGNGEYRVKAASLSLRLCTVTSCHGLELWNTSLREVSGAVVVSGLLQGTIGLLGVPGRLFPYCGPLVLAPSLVVAGLSVHKEVAQFCSAHWGLALLLILLMVVCSQHLGSCQVPLCSWKPSSASPTRVHIPAFRLLSVLTPMACVWIISTFLGQSLIPLQLSDPTEAPWFWLPHPGEWDWPLLTPRALAAGISMALAASTSSLGCYALCGQLLHLSPPPPHACSRGLSLEGLGSVLAGLLGSPLGIASSFPNVGTVSLFQTSSRRVAYLAGLFCMGLGLSPRLAQLFTSIPLPVLGGVLGVTQAVVLSAGFSSFHLADIDSGRNVFIVGFSIFMALLLPRWLREAPILLNTGWSPLDMFLRSLLAEPIFLAGLLGFLLENTISGTRTERGLGQGLPTSFTAQETQMLPKSTKKNTQEYGLPSPVKTLCSCIPQPLHCLCPMPEDSGDEEGGPSKIGETADLLPNSGESCRSPSREGFRAQ from the exons ATGGAATTTGCACAAGAGCTGGGCAAAGGTGAAAGAACCATGCCCTGCTCCGGAACCCTTATCCCTTCTCTCCGCTTCgttgacacccccaccccctccccactgtgGCCAACTCACTCCACCCAAACTCTGACCTCTTACACTACTCAACTAGCCCTGGGGAGCCAAGACACAAGTCGGGACAGCATGAGCCGATCACCTCACCATCCCATTCCACTCCTGTCTGTGGGCTCCCAGGATGCCCCTGCTCCCCTGCCACCTCTGTTGCCCCCTCTCCagaatccctcctcccactcttggGCTTCTCGGTGTGGGCCTTCCACCTGGGGTCTCAGCTGCCTTCTGGCTCTACAG CATTTCCTGGTCCTGGCATCCCTGCTCTGCGCCTCCCACGTGCAGCTGCTTCGCAGTCTTCCCCCAGGAGGGCTCTCATACTCGCCCGCTCAGCTCCTGGCTTCCAGTTTCTTTTCGTGTGGTGTGTCTACGGCCCTGCAAACTTGGATGGGCagcag GCTGCCTCTCATCCAGGCTCCATCCTTAGAGTTTCTTATCCCCGCTCTGGTGCTAACAAGCCAGAAGTTACCTTTGGCCACCAAGACACCTGGTAATGGTGAGTACAGAGTAAAGGCAG CCTCCCTCTCACTGCGCCTATGTACTGTGACAAGCTGCCATGGCCTGGAGCTCTGGAACACTTCTCTCCGAGAG GTatctggggcagtggtggtgtctGGGCTGCTACAGGGCACCATAGGACTTCTAGGGGTGCCTGGCCGTCTATTTCCCTACTGTGGGCCACTGGTGCTGGCCCCCAGCCTGGTTGTGGCAGGGCTCTCTGTCCACAAGGAGGTGGCCCAGTTCTGTTCTGCACACTGGGGCCTGGCCTTGCT GCTCATCCTGCTTATGGTGGTCTGTTCTCAGCACCTGGGTTCCTGCCAGGTACCCCTTTGCTCCTGGAAGCCCAGTTCAGCTTCTCCAACCCGTGTGCATATTCCTGCCTTCCGACTCCTTTCG GTGCTCACGCCCATGGCCTGTGTGTGGATCATCTCCACCTTTCTGGGTCAGAGTCTTATCCCACTGCAGCTGTCTGACCCCACGGAGGCACCATGGTTTTGGCTGCCTCACCCAG gTGAGTGGGATTGGCCCTTGCTGACACCCAGGGCCCTGGCTGCAGGCATCTCCATGGCTTTGGCAGCCTCCACCAGCTCCCTGGGTTGCTATGCCCTGTGTGGCCAGCTGCTACATTTGTCTCCTCCACCACCACATGCCTGCAGTCGAGGGCTGAGCCTGGAGGGGCTGGGCAGTGTGCTGGCAGGGCTACTAGGGAGCCCCCTGGGCATTGCATCCAGCTTCCCTAATGTGGGCACAGTGAGTCTTTTCCAG ACCAGTTCACGGCGAGTAGCCTACCTAGCAGGGCTGTTCTGCATGGGGCTTGGCCTCTCCCCAAGGCTGGCTCAGCTGTTTACCAGCATCCCACTGCCTGTGCTTG GTGGGGTCCTGGGAGTGACCCAGGCTGTAGTTCTGTCTGCTGGATTCTCCAGCTTTCACCTGGCTGACATTGACTCTGGGCGAAATGTCTTCATCGTGGGCTTCTCCATCTTCATGGCCTTGCTTCTGCCAAGGTGGCTCCGGGAAGCCCCAATCCTGCTCAACACAG GCTGGAGCCCCTTGGATATGTTCCTGCGTTCTTTGCTGGCAGAACCCATATTCCTAGCTGGTCTTTTGGGCTTTCTTCTAGAAAACACTATATCTG GAACACGGACTGAGCGAGGCCTAGGCCAGGGCCTGCCAACTTCTTTCACTGCCCAAGAAACTCAAATGCTTCCGAAGTCCACGAAGAAGAATACTCAAGAGTATGGACTTCCTTCACCCGTAAAAACCCTGTGCTCCTGCATCCCGCAGCctctccactgcctctgcccAATGCCTGAGGACTCtggggatgaggaaggagggCCTTCAAAAATAGGAGAGACAGCCGATTTACTGCCTAATTCTGGGGAGTCATGCCGTTCACCTAGCAGAGAAGGGTTTAGGGCTCAGTAA